Proteins from one Rhinopithecus roxellana isolate Shanxi Qingling chromosome 18, ASM756505v1, whole genome shotgun sequence genomic window:
- the LOC104679237 gene encoding uncharacterized protein LOC104679237, with protein MRTGTLSVSSELRPRSARETYQFRGGTTTPSSLGGSRACAIRHRPPFVSPPGTQFGTAWRQRGTRGKLLPSAEPHKRWIGPKGAFPSPYLFLPCATNTALGGCSPHLERPPTECRHLVGRRPEAIRLPNRPPPHPVPIASLPSRSSRILGFLRSPDATRARCLGDRPRAPPRPLPAKGPAPPGRGLASLCTARQRCGS; from the coding sequence ATGCGCACTGGCACGCTCTCGGTGTCCTCCGAGCTGAGGCCGCGGAGTGCGCGGGAGACCTACCAATTCCGCGGCGGGACCACCACTCCCAGCAGCCTAGGCGGCTCCCGCGCCTGCGCCATTCGTCACCGCCCTCCCTTTGTGTCGCCTCCCGGTACTCAGTTTGGAACGGCTTGGAGACAAAGGGGCACAAGAGGGAAGCTGCTTCCTAGTGCCGAGCCCCATAAGAGGTGGATAGGCCCGAAGGGCGCCTTCCCTAGCCCTTATCTCTTCCTGCCCTGTGCCACGAACACCGCTCTCGGAGGCTGCTCCCCACATTTGGAAAGGCCGCCAACAGAATGCAGACATCTGGTCGGCCGGCGTCCTGAAGCCATTCGGCTCCCCAACCGCCCTCCCCCGCACCCCGTCCCCATCGCCTCTCTGCCCTCCCGAAGCTCCCGGATTTTGGGCTTTCTGAGAAGCCCGGACGCCACGCGAGCCCGTTGCCTAGGCGACCGGCCCCGCGCGCCGCCCCGCCCCCTTCCGGCCAAAGGGCCGGCCCCTCCTGGGCGTGGCCTCGCGTCTTTGTGCACTGCCCGCCAGCGCTGCGGTTCTTAA